Genomic DNA from Bacteroides zhangwenhongii:
GGAAATCCTGCCGATAAGGTTGTGAGCAATACAAATCAGTCATTGATTTATCCGACAGATGTATTGAATATTAAGGATATTCATAATCCTGCTTATTTGATGCAGGCCAATAATATGCAATATCAGTATTATTCTGCCTTACTGAAATACAAACGTACTTTTGCGAAAGTGCATAATGTTGAGGCGATGGCTGGTATCAATGCTGAAAAGTGGGTACAGAAAAAGATGGTAACAGCCCGTGAGAAGATGGAAGATACAGGTGTGTATGATTTGAATCTTGCTTCCGGTGCACAAGGAAATGGAGGAGGTAAGACCCACAACGGTTCTTACTCTTACATTATGAAGTTGAATTATAATTATGCTGAAAAGTATTTGATTGAATTGATCGGACGTCGTGACGGAAATTCTAAGTTCGCAAAGGGACATAAGTTTAAAAACTTTGTTTCGGTATCCGGAGGTTGGATCTTTACAGAAGAGAACTTTTTAAAAGCTATTACTCCTGTTGTTAATTTTGGAAAATTACGTCTCAGCTACGGTAACTCCGGAAATGATGCGGGATTGGGAGATTTTGACTATTTAGTTGCTGTAACACAAGGAAGTACTGTCTTTGGTTATTCTCCTGCAGCACAGGTAAGTACTGGTTTGGGGAATAATGGTATTATCAGTCTTGATCGTACTTGGGAACGGGTAGAGCAGAAAAATGTTGGTATTGACTTGCACTTTTTCAATAGCCGTCTGACTACTTCTTTCGACTACTTTATTAAGGATAATATCGGTATGCTGTCGGAAGTCACTTATCCCGGTGTACTGGGAGGTAAGTCTCCGAAAACAAATAGTGGACATCTGAATGTAAAAGGTTGGGAATTTACTATCGGATGGCGTGATCAGATTAAAGACTTCTCTTATTATGCTAATTTCAATATTGGAGATACTAAAAGCAAATTGGAAGAACTGACCGGAGCAGACGGATATGGAGCAGGAGTGAATAAGACTGTCAATGGTTATCCTTTGAATTCATTCTTCCTTTATCGTACAGATGGATACTTTAAGGATCAAGCGGAAGTAGACCGTTATTATGCGTTGTATGCCGAGCAGGTAGGAGCACTAAATAATGTAGGAAAGGGAACGGTTGCCGAACTTCGTCCCGGTGATACTAAACGTCTTGACTTGAACGGTGATTATAAAATTACTGATCTTGGTAATGCCGACAGTGACCTTCAGTATATTGGAGATGCCAATCCGCATTTTGTATATGGTCTTACAGTTGGCGCATCGTGGAAAGGTATTGATATCAGCGCAATGTTTCAAGGAGTTGCCAAACAATATATTATGCGTAATGACTGGATGGCTTATCCTTTCCGTACAATCTATACAAACCAGAATCCGACTTTTCTCGGACAAACTTGGACGGAAGACCATAAAGATGCCAGATATCCGCGTCTGACAAATAATACAAACCGCTCTGCCTGGAATTACCAGAATAACGACTTCATGTTGCAGAATAGTCGTTATATCCGTCTGAAGACATTGGTGGTAGGATACACATTGCCACAGATATGGACACGTAAAGTGAAATTGGAGAAAGTCCGTCTTTATTTCTCAGGTAACGACCTTTGGGAGGCTACTAGTATTCGTGACGG
This window encodes:
- a CDS encoding SusC/RagA family TonB-linked outer membrane protein, coding for MEIKSKFLCSRGVALAFAMLLGGSPGVLLYANDSVEESLIVAQTGRTIKGLVTDVNGEPLIGCNVVVVGSNAGVITDIDGRFALNVPADAKQIKISYIGYVDQIITLHDRSDFKVVLKEDNNALDEVVVVGYGTQKKATLTGAVEQVSSKVLESRAITNVGAALQGATPGLVVTRSSSRPGNEGLNFQIRGATSVNGGKVLIIVDGVPTLNDASFQNLNPDDIESISVLKDGSASIYGAKAANGVILVTTKKGKGKVTVDYNFNMRFTTNGIMAFSPSMEEYATMWIEANKEQKTKDWWNWTSEENMLKMQQGISGIYHTNAKDWGYDLFIGDANRLEEMFARRFSYQHNLSLSGSNEKTDYRISLAYADNQANLATAYDGQKQLNLRLNYGIRLTDWFKLETSASMIKTNTESPSAGIDTSLYGNEPPFFPAKNPYGQWYANFGKVGDRQPVAATSDGGRDERMNLTTRVDVKAIVDIWKGISFEGMASFQNEEYRRDRYVIPVQTYDWFGNPADKVVSNTNQSLIYPTDVLNIKDIHNPAYLMQANNMQYQYYSALLKYKRTFAKVHNVEAMAGINAEKWVQKKMVTAREKMEDTGVYDLNLASGAQGNGGGKTHNGSYSYIMKLNYNYAEKYLIELIGRRDGNSKFAKGHKFKNFVSVSGGWIFTEENFLKAITPVVNFGKLRLSYGNSGNDAGLGDFDYLVAVTQGSTVFGYSPAAQVSTGLGNNGIISLDRTWERVEQKNVGIDLHFFNSRLTTSFDYFIKDNIGMLSEVTYPGVLGGKSPKTNSGHLNVKGWEFTIGWRDQIKDFSYYANFNIGDTKSKLEELTGADGYGAGVNKTVNGYPLNSFFLYRTDGYFKDQAEVDRYYALYAEQVGALNNVGKGTVAELRPGDTKRLDLNGDYKITDLGNADSDLQYIGDANPHFVYGLTVGASWKGIDISAMFQGVAKQYIMRNDWMAYPFRTIYTNQNPTFLGQTWTEDHKDARYPRLTNNTNRSAWNYQNNDFMLQNSRYIRLKTLVVGYTLPQIWTRKVKLEKVRLYFSGNDLWEATSIRDGFDPEMGSASNTSGYPFARTWSFGLNVTL